From a region of the Polyangium spumosum genome:
- a CDS encoding ABC transporter permease subunit, translating into MKGLRARVLLPIVLSIAGGVLLFNLIAFAFGQAPAAALRLAFEGTWGTPYGLGQVLFKATPLLFTGLAFEIALRAGLFNIGAEGQLALASLVGALVASRLPASLPMPIALPIALASAAAVGALVAFVPAILRARRGVHEIITAIMVNRIVDAVLPWTFSTVLGSASLRTADIAPGAALPRLDRVAPSLAGSAASFAFPLAVVTVFVGMALLERTRPGREIRWVGLRPEACRAEGIDVERRLLLAMLLSGAIAALAVSSTALGYKGYYELGLGAGAGWSGIAVAMLGRGKAIGIVLAAIFLGTLEQAGLVVNARVPKEAMDVLEATLIVLVAVASRVASRRVPVAKDEPESPNDKPVSTPASEEARS; encoded by the coding sequence GTGAAGGGCCTTCGTGCGCGCGTGCTCCTCCCGATCGTCCTCTCGATTGCGGGCGGCGTCCTCCTCTTCAACCTCATCGCCTTCGCGTTCGGACAAGCGCCGGCCGCGGCGCTCCGCCTCGCGTTCGAGGGCACGTGGGGCACGCCGTATGGCCTTGGACAGGTCCTCTTCAAGGCGACGCCGCTGCTCTTCACGGGCCTCGCGTTCGAGATCGCGCTGCGCGCTGGCCTCTTCAACATCGGCGCCGAGGGCCAGCTCGCGCTCGCGAGCCTCGTCGGCGCGCTCGTCGCGTCGAGGCTGCCTGCCTCGCTTCCCATGCCGATCGCCTTGCCGATCGCGCTCGCCTCGGCTGCCGCGGTCGGCGCGCTCGTCGCGTTTGTCCCTGCGATCCTGCGCGCGCGCCGCGGCGTGCACGAGATCATCACGGCGATCATGGTCAACCGCATCGTGGACGCGGTCTTGCCGTGGACCTTCTCCACGGTGCTCGGCTCTGCGTCGCTCCGCACCGCGGACATCGCGCCTGGTGCGGCTCTCCCGCGCCTCGATCGTGTCGCTCCCTCGCTCGCGGGCAGCGCTGCGAGTTTTGCTTTCCCTCTCGCGGTCGTCACCGTCTTCGTCGGCATGGCCTTGCTCGAGCGCACGCGGCCTGGCCGTGAGATCCGCTGGGTCGGCCTTCGCCCCGAGGCTTGCCGTGCCGAGGGCATCGACGTCGAGCGGCGCTTGCTGCTCGCGATGCTCCTCTCCGGCGCCATCGCTGCGCTCGCCGTCTCCTCCACCGCGCTCGGGTACAAGGGGTATTACGAGCTCGGCCTTGGCGCGGGCGCGGGCTGGAGTGGCATCGCGGTCGCCATGCTCGGCCGTGGCAAGGCGATCGGCATCGTGCTCGCGGCGATCTTCCTCGGCACGCTCGAGCAAGCCGGCCTCGTGGTGAACGCGCGTGTCCCGAAGGAGGCCATGGACGTCCTCGAGGCGACGCTCATCGTCCTCGTCGCGGTCGCGAGCCGCGTCGCATCGAGGCGCGTGCCCGTCGCGAAGGACGAGCCCGAGTCCCCGAACGACAAACCCGTCTCCACGCCAGCTTCGGAGGAGGCCCGCTCGTGA
- a CDS encoding ABC transporter permease subunit: MSSILSLGMLAESLRIAVPYTCAAIGGVWAERAGVIQIGLEGILLTGAFTAVAVTHATQSPTLGLVAAIGAGVLLSLGHGQLTERARIHAVISGIALNLLALAATRMGLRALYDSASNSPGIEAFRFGPTGATGGAMLLRVLLDPVFFCALAAVAATPFLLRNTRFGLRVRAAGENPVAAASVGISVTRVRLSALVVSGAICALGGAHLAYDQQRFESGMSAGRGFIALAAVVVSGWRAGRAALACLAFGVLEALQIVLQDDARKTAIGDLIQTLPYVATLLVLALAPRRAGSPEGLGKHATE, translated from the coding sequence GTGAGCTCGATCCTCTCCCTCGGCATGCTCGCCGAGTCGCTCCGCATCGCCGTGCCTTACACCTGTGCTGCGATCGGCGGCGTCTGGGCCGAGCGCGCGGGCGTCATCCAGATTGGCCTCGAGGGCATCCTCCTCACGGGGGCGTTTACTGCGGTCGCCGTCACGCACGCCACGCAGAGCCCCACGCTTGGCCTCGTCGCGGCGATCGGCGCGGGCGTCCTCCTCTCGCTCGGCCATGGCCAGCTCACCGAGCGCGCGCGAATCCACGCGGTCATCAGCGGCATCGCCTTGAACCTCCTCGCGCTCGCGGCGACCCGCATGGGCCTTCGCGCCCTCTACGACAGCGCCTCGAACTCTCCTGGCATCGAGGCCTTCCGCTTTGGCCCCACGGGCGCGACGGGTGGAGCGATGCTCCTTCGCGTCCTCCTCGATCCCGTCTTCTTCTGCGCGCTCGCCGCGGTCGCCGCGACCCCGTTCCTCCTCCGCAACACCCGCTTCGGCTTGCGCGTGCGCGCGGCGGGCGAGAACCCTGTCGCGGCTGCGAGTGTGGGCATCTCGGTCACGCGTGTCCGCCTCTCCGCGCTCGTGGTCTCCGGCGCGATCTGCGCGCTTGGCGGCGCGCACCTCGCGTATGACCAGCAGCGCTTCGAGTCGGGCATGTCTGCGGGCCGCGGCTTCATCGCGCTCGCCGCGGTCGTCGTCTCTGGCTGGCGAGCTGGCCGCGCGGCGCTCGCGTGCCTCGCGTTTGGCGTGCTCGAAGCGCTGCAGATCGTCCTCCAGGACGACGCGCGCAAGACGGCGATCGGCGACCTCATCCAGACCTTGCCCTACGTCGCGACGTTGCTCGTGCTCGCGCTCGCGCCGCGTCGCGCGGGCTCGCCGGAGGGGCTCGGGAAACACGCGACGGAGTAG
- a CDS encoding ABC transporter ATP-binding protein, giving the protein MRGPVIELENVAVRYGDCWAVRSATVKLEPGVIHAILGENGAGKSTLLKAAVGLAPRVSGDVRIEGSAAAIGMVHQHFMLVSAFTALENLVLGHEPTRSFGRLDLARARLEASALMEKTGLRVDLDACTSDLAVGERQRLEILRVLYRGARAILLDEPTAVLSPLEAEELYTTLGALAEGGATIAVVTHRMDEVLRFAGHVTIMRRGRTVLTRPILVDEREDPQRLEDELTRAIMGGEPPPEASPPALSDEAEVALSLEDLVLVDAAGKRVLDGLSFTVKKGEIVGVAGIEGNGQRELVRAIAGLEPGAAGSIVLGGARLLAARSAEELRARRRAIAVVHEDRHADGLMLDASTGDNLVLGELGEIDGPVAEAALVTRRIERFGVSPPDPARRVGDLSGGNQQKVVVARALDRIEASPERALVVLGQPTRGVDVGAASTIHGHVVKAAGMGLGVLVVSADLHELRRLSHRILVLHRGRIVADLPPQTSDDVIGRAMLGMEDT; this is encoded by the coding sequence ATGCGTGGCCCCGTGATCGAGCTCGAGAACGTCGCCGTCCGTTACGGCGACTGCTGGGCCGTCCGATCCGCCACGGTCAAGCTCGAGCCCGGCGTGATCCACGCGATCCTCGGGGAGAACGGGGCCGGCAAATCCACGCTGCTCAAGGCGGCGGTGGGCCTCGCCCCGCGTGTCTCGGGGGACGTGCGGATCGAAGGAAGTGCCGCGGCGATTGGCATGGTGCACCAGCACTTCATGCTCGTCTCCGCGTTCACGGCGCTGGAGAACCTCGTCCTCGGGCATGAACCTACGCGCTCGTTCGGTCGGCTCGACCTCGCTCGTGCGCGGCTTGAGGCGAGCGCGCTCATGGAAAAGACGGGCCTCCGGGTGGACCTCGACGCGTGCACCTCCGACCTCGCGGTCGGCGAGCGCCAGCGCCTGGAGATCCTGCGCGTGCTCTACCGCGGCGCCCGCGCGATCCTGCTCGACGAGCCGACCGCGGTGCTCTCGCCGCTCGAAGCGGAGGAGCTCTACACGACGCTCGGCGCCCTCGCCGAAGGAGGCGCGACGATCGCGGTGGTCACGCATCGTATGGACGAGGTCCTCCGCTTCGCTGGCCACGTGACCATCATGCGGCGCGGCAGGACCGTGCTCACGCGGCCGATCCTCGTGGACGAGCGTGAGGATCCGCAGCGGCTCGAAGACGAGCTCACGCGGGCGATCATGGGCGGAGAGCCGCCGCCCGAGGCGAGCCCGCCTGCGCTCTCGGACGAGGCCGAGGTCGCGCTCTCCCTCGAGGACCTCGTGCTCGTCGACGCCGCGGGCAAGCGTGTGCTCGACGGCCTCTCGTTCACCGTGAAGAAGGGCGAGATCGTGGGCGTCGCGGGCATCGAGGGCAACGGGCAACGCGAGCTCGTCCGCGCCATCGCGGGGCTCGAGCCGGGCGCGGCGGGGTCGATCGTCCTCGGCGGCGCGCGCCTCTTGGCCGCTCGATCCGCGGAGGAGCTCCGCGCGCGTCGCCGCGCCATCGCCGTGGTGCACGAGGATCGCCACGCGGACGGGCTCATGCTCGACGCGTCCACGGGGGACAACCTCGTGCTCGGTGAGCTCGGCGAGATCGACGGCCCCGTCGCGGAGGCTGCGCTCGTCACGCGGCGCATCGAGCGCTTCGGCGTGAGCCCTCCCGATCCTGCGCGGCGCGTCGGTGATCTCTCCGGCGGCAACCAGCAGAAGGTCGTCGTGGCGCGCGCGCTCGATCGGATCGAGGCGAGCCCCGAGCGCGCGCTCGTCGTCCTTGGACAGCCGACCCGCGGCGTCGACGTCGGCGCGGCGTCGACGATCCATGGCCACGTCGTCAAGGCTGCCGGGATGGGCCTCGGCGTGCTCGTCGTGAGCGCGGACCTGCACGAGCTCCGGCGCCTCTCGCATCGCATCCTCGTCTTGCACCGCGGCCGCATCGTCGCCGACCTCCCGCCCCAGACCTCCGACGACGTCATCGGCCGGGCCATGCTCGGCATGGAGGACACGTGA
- a CDS encoding AAA family ATPase encodes MKLVVEKVGRIERAEIEVRPLTVFIGENGTGKTWTAMGLFALLKNSYGRGRNEKRSTGDVERLLVDRANEIVEQVEKTPGESLFEVRRSELLRMLPEQVEVRLDRIDGEKLVGATLDERAQLRLALTQQALVRYPVDLLLRLKLSPRQLSATLLEGDAEPLVSTNFSSPDLREAVQKQLAILLFAWIRRLRVLPVERDFLSQKFVQLLLHGQSMRLSVGQQAFCELLGFAQARSASSSREDPELVRLTGQVLGGRFRFEYPSASLVFTPQEANAPSTIPIAGCASMQKSLAGLQFFLETAERGDFLIIDEPELSAHPEAQVKLVELFALMIRQGIQLVLITHSPYIIDRLSTLIELARLDEAKRARVADALALKNAGAYVKPDEVAVWQFNKDGSVTSVYDEESGSINWSTFTRVTNQESVTVNRILDEADDGAGESA; translated from the coding sequence ATGAAGCTCGTTGTCGAGAAGGTCGGGCGGATCGAGCGGGCGGAGATCGAGGTCCGGCCGCTGACGGTGTTCATCGGGGAGAACGGGACGGGGAAGACGTGGACGGCGATGGGGCTGTTTGCGTTGCTGAAGAACTCGTACGGCCGAGGGCGTAACGAGAAGCGGTCGACGGGGGATGTCGAACGGTTGCTCGTGGACCGCGCGAACGAGATCGTCGAGCAGGTAGAGAAGACGCCGGGGGAGAGCCTGTTCGAGGTTCGACGTTCGGAGCTACTCCGGATGTTGCCCGAGCAGGTCGAGGTCCGGCTGGATCGGATCGATGGGGAGAAGCTCGTAGGGGCGACGCTCGACGAACGAGCGCAGTTACGCCTCGCGCTCACGCAGCAGGCGCTGGTCCGGTATCCGGTGGATCTGCTCCTTCGGTTGAAGCTCTCGCCCCGACAGCTCTCGGCAACGCTCCTCGAAGGGGACGCCGAGCCCTTAGTCAGCACGAACTTCAGCAGTCCCGATCTGCGAGAGGCGGTTCAAAAGCAACTCGCGATCCTTCTCTTCGCCTGGATACGGCGCCTGCGCGTGCTGCCCGTGGAGCGGGATTTCTTGTCGCAGAAATTTGTGCAGCTCCTCCTCCACGGCCAAAGCATGCGGTTGTCCGTGGGGCAGCAGGCGTTCTGTGAGCTTCTGGGATTCGCCCAGGCACGAAGTGCGTCCTCGTCACGGGAGGATCCGGAGCTCGTGCGTCTCACGGGACAAGTGCTCGGGGGACGATTCAGGTTCGAATACCCCAGCGCCTCGCTCGTCTTCACGCCCCAAGAAGCGAACGCCCCGAGCACGATTCCGATCGCCGGATGCGCTTCGATGCAAAAGTCACTCGCCGGCCTCCAGTTCTTCCTCGAAACGGCCGAACGTGGTGACTTCTTGATCATCGACGAACCCGAGCTCAGCGCGCACCCGGAAGCCCAGGTGAAGCTCGTCGAGCTCTTCGCGCTGATGATCCGCCAAGGGATCCAGCTCGTGCTCATCACGCACTCGCCGTACATCATCGACCGCCTGTCCACGCTCATCGAGCTCGCGCGCCTCGACGAGGCGAAGCGGGCGCGTGTGGCGGACGCGCTCGCGTTGAAAAACGCAGGTGCTTACGTGAAACCGGACGAAGTGGCCGTCTGGCAGTTCAACAAGGATGGGAGCGTCACCAGCGTCTACGACGAGGAGAGCGGCTCCATCAACTGGTCGACGTTCACGCGGGTGACCAACCAGGAGAGCGTCACGGTCAACCGGATCCTCGACGAGGCTGACGACGGAGCTGGCGAGAGTGCTTGA